The Bacteroidales bacterium genomic interval TGAATACATTATATAATTGTTAGCTATTTTTTCTATCATTTCTTTTGTTTGTTTTATATCAATATCCTTGATTTTTTTTGCAGGAATACCGGCATAAATACTTCCTTGTTCAACAATAGTACTGTCTAATACTAATGAGCCTGCCGCAATTATTGAATTTTCACCAATTTGAGCATGGTCTAAAATTATTGCCCCAATACCAATTAATACATTATCATTTATGGTAGCTCCATGAATTGTAACATTATGAGCAATTGAAACATTGTTTCCAATATTTATTTTCGACTTTTGATAAAGACAATGTAAAACAGTACCATCCTGTATATTAACTTTATTACCAATTCTTATTGAGTTAACATCACCCCTTATAACAGTATTAAACCAAATACTGCAATCATTTCCAATAACTACATCACCAATAATTGTTGCATTCTCAGATAAGTAACAATTATCACCTATTTGTGGAGTGAAACCTCGTACAGATTTTATTAAAGCCATTATTAATTTTCGTTTAATTTTAAATTAATTCTATTCAATTTATACAAATTGTTTGTTTTTTCACTTAGCCTTGTCCTTAGCCTTTTAACAGGATATTAATTTTATGGATAAACAATATATACAAAAATGTCATATCCATAAAAAATACCGAAGTACAATAAATATGTTTTGAAATATAAAAATAAACAAAAAAAAACAAGGATTAATAAAGCGTATAT includes:
- a CDS encoding gamma carbonic anhydrase family protein; this encodes MALIKSVRGFTPQIGDNCYLSENATIIGDVVIGNDCSIWFNTVIRGDVNSIRIGNKVNIQDGTVLHCLYQKSKINIGNNVSIAHNVTIHGATINDNVLIGIGAIILDHAQIGENSIIAAGSLVLDSTIVEQGSIYAGIPAKKIKDIDIKQTKEMIEKIANNYIMYSDWYKKQ